The following proteins are co-located in the Silene latifolia isolate original U9 population chromosome 1, ASM4854445v1, whole genome shotgun sequence genome:
- the LOC141649505 gene encoding glutathione S-transferase T3-like: MSGTKSQTRQHEVEEEDEVQIVESSNMKGKFKWSQTKDEDLCKSWLTISNDGATGNHQSYNSYWQRIVDYYNEWRKGGDPIDIPKASNHWFKMSVEVSKFNGCYIQIKESHPSGHNEESLKNMANQLWSTRHKNGQQKTFPYLHSWEILRHQPKWEEFANRNKNSGASKRQKNSMTATPSTNIDEGTNVEEISEKRPIGQKASKAASKGRGSKKKGSEDFVNSFGEYKELQTKKFSLWEERIRISDFEILTKDTSNMDDRARKDHEQVCNIIRAKYGIE; the protein is encoded by the coding sequence ATGTCGGGTACCAAGTCTCAAACTCGTCAACATGAAGTTGAAGAAGAGGATGAAGTTCAAATCGTAGAATCATCAAACATGAAAGGCAAATTTAAGTGGAGCCAAACAAAAGATGAGGATCTATGCAAAAGTTGGttaacaatttcaaatgacggtgCCACCGgtaatcatcaatcttacaatagTTATTGGCAAAGAATTGTTGACTACTACAACGAATGGAGGAAAGGCGGTGATCCAATCGACATTCCAAAGGCTTCTAATCATTGGTTTAAGATGAGCGTCGAAGTATCGAAGTTCAACGGATGCTATATACAAATTAAAGAGAGTCATCCTAGTGGTCATAATGAAGAATCTTTGAAGAACATGGCTAATCAACTATGGAGTACTCGTCACAAGAATGGCCAACAGAAGACATTCCCATATTTGCATTCTTGGGAAATTCTTCGACACCAACCAAAATGGGAGGAATTTGCAAATAGGAATAAAAACAGCGGTGCATCAAAGAGACAAAAAAATTCGATGACAGCCACACCGTCTACAAATATCGATGAAGGTACCAATGTAGAAGAAATATCGGAGAAACGTCCAATAGGTCAGAAGGCATCTAAAGCGGCATCGAAAGGTAGGGGCTCTAAGAAGAAGGGCAGTGAAGACTTTGTGAACTCATTTGGAGAGTATAAAGAGTTACAAACAAAGAAATTTTCGTTATGGGAGGAACGCATCCGTATATCGGATTTTGAAATTCTAACCAAGGACACTTCAAATATGGATGATCGGGCAAGAAAGGATCATGAACAAGTGTGCAACATTATTAGGGCTAAGTACGGAATAGAATGA
- the LOC141649496 gene encoding glutathione S-transferase T3-like, translating to MSGTESQTRQHEVEEEDEVQIVESSNMKGKFKWSQTKDEDLCKSWLTISNDGATGNHQSYNSYWQRIVDYYNEWRKGGDPIDIPKASNHWFKMSVEVSKFNGCYIQIKESHPSGHNEESLKNMANQLWSTRHKNGQQKTFPYLHSWEILRHQPKWEEFANRNKNSGASKRQKNSMTATPSTNIDEGTNVEEISEKRPIGQKASKAASKGRGSKKKGKKTL from the coding sequence ATGTCGGGTACCGAGTCTCAAACTCGTCAACATGAAGTTGAAGAAGAGGATGAAGTTCAAATCGTAGAATCATCAAACATGAAAGGCAAATTTAAGTGGAGCCAAACAAAAGATGAGGATCTATGCAAAAGTTGGttaacaatttcaaatgacggtgCCACCGgtaatcatcaatcttacaatagTTATTGGCAAAGAATTGTTGACTACTACAACGAATGGAGGAAAGGCGGTGATCCAATCGACATTCCAAAGGCTTCTAATCATTGGTTTAAGATGAGCGTCGAAGTATCGAAGTTCAACGGATGCTATATACAAATTAAAGAGAGTCATCCTAGTGGTCATAATGAAGAATCTTTGAAGAACATGGCTAATCAACTATGGAGTACTCGTCACAAGAATGGCCAACAGAAGACATTCCCATATTTGCATTCTTGGGAAATTCTTCGACACCAACCAAAATGGGAGGAATTTGCAAATAGGAATAAAAACAGCGGTGCATCAAAGAGACAAAAAAATTCGATGACAGCCACACCGTCTACAAACATCGATGAAGGTACCAATGTAGAAGAAATATCGGAGAAACGTCCAATAGGTCAGAAGGCATCTAAAGCGGCATCGAAAGGTAGGGGCTCTAAGAAGAAGGGCAAGAAGACTTTGTGA